The proteins below come from a single Campylobacter sp. CCUG 57310 genomic window:
- a CDS encoding tetratricopeptide repeat protein, producing the protein MKKILMLSAAVMVAMSGDFEDGLKAYQNADFKTAFEKFSTACKNKNADACSKLGTMYQVGKFVNKDSKKALELYIKGCEAGSGEGCSQAGGMYELGETIKADSKKAEELFTKACELGQGYACSTVGSAYLERSNFKKAKEFFDKSCNAGDKLGCEWASDLDRSHKL; encoded by the coding sequence ATGAAAAAGATATTAATGCTATCTGCTGCGGTTATGGTTGCGATGAGCGGGGATTTTGAAGACGGATTAAAAGCCTATCAAAATGCTGATTTTAAAACGGCGTTTGAGAAATTTAGCACCGCTTGCAAAAATAAAAATGCTGATGCGTGTTCAAAACTAGGCACCATGTATCAAGTCGGCAAATTTGTAAATAAAGACTCTAAAAAAGCGCTTGAGCTATATATCAAAGGTTGCGAAGCAGGATCGGGCGAAGGCTGCTCGCAAGCAGGCGGGATGTATGAGCTTGGCGAAACGATTAAGGCTGACTCCAAAAAAGCAGAAGAGCTCTTTACCAAAGCGTGCGAACTCGGGCAAGGCTATGCGTGCAGCACAGTTGGCTCTGCATATCTTGAACGCTCAAATTTCAAAAAAGCAAAAGAGTTTTTTGACAAGTCCTGCAATGCGGGCGATAAGCTGGGATGTGAGTGGGCTAGCGATCTTGATAGATCACATAAGCTATAA
- a CDS encoding DMT family transporter, with the protein MLKAYASLIGATFIVGFSFAFVKISLDSASVFESLAHRFSIAFLAVLILLKFGIISAKFSLQDLKQVAFIAALYPSSFFAFQAFGLVYTSSLMAGVLHACTPIMTMIFAQIFIKERTNLLQKLFILISVFGVVYILVMSGNLSANSSFLGNFLILLSVVAISLYNVFTRKILVKFEISKLVAIMVFIGFVFFNGLNLIDFISSGRDLKLYFVPFLELKFSFAIAFLAIFSSVCTSFLFGYALKHLEAFKVGIFSNLSTLITIIAGVVLLDEKFEIYHFIGTILIILGVLGLNLSNLNRKQE; encoded by the coding sequence ATGCTTAAAGCTTATGCGTCTTTAATAGGCGCTACTTTCATCGTTGGATTTTCGTTTGCTTTTGTAAAAATTTCACTTGATAGCGCAAGCGTATTTGAAAGCCTTGCGCATAGATTTAGCATAGCTTTTCTTGCTGTTTTGATCTTACTTAAATTTGGCATTATTAGTGCTAAATTTAGCTTGCAGGATTTAAAGCAAGTGGCGTTTATCGCGGCTTTATATCCAAGCTCGTTTTTTGCTTTTCAGGCATTTGGGCTAGTTTATACAAGCTCGCTTATGGCGGGAGTTTTACATGCATGCACACCTATCATGACGATGATTTTTGCGCAAATTTTTATCAAAGAGCGAACAAATTTACTCCAAAAGCTCTTTATCTTGATATCTGTTTTTGGCGTAGTTTATATACTTGTAATGTCTGGAAATTTAAGCGCAAATTCAAGCTTTTTAGGCAACTTTTTGATCCTGCTTTCAGTGGTTGCCATCTCGCTTTATAATGTTTTCACAAGGAAAATTTTAGTCAAATTTGAGATATCAAAGCTCGTTGCTATAATGGTTTTTATCGGATTTGTCTTTTTTAACGGTTTAAATTTGATCGATTTTATTTCAAGCGGACGTGATCTGAAGCTTTATTTTGTGCCATTTTTAGAGCTTAAATTTAGCTTTGCGATAGCGTTTTTAGCTATCTTTAGCTCTGTATGCACATCCTTTTTATTTGGCTACGCATTAAAGCATCTTGAGGCTTTTAAAGTTGGCATCTTTAGTAACCTTTCGACTTTGATAACCATCATCGCGGGAGTCGTTTTACTAGATGAAAAATTTGAAATTTATCATTTTATAGGGACAATTTTGATAATCTTAGGCGTTTTAGGTCTTAACTTATCAAATTTAAACAGGAAACAAGAGTGA
- the pgtP gene encoding phosphoglycerate transporter protein PgtP, translated as MFSFLKASPPSTQKVEPSRVDAEYKKLRWQIFAGVFIGYAAYYLIRKNFSLAIPYLIDEYGFSKADLGKVGVALSMAYGFSKFIMGNISDRSNPKYFMAIGLICSAIVSLIFGLVPGVLSSIGTMIILGALNGWFQGMGYPPGAKSMTNWFSTSERGVWWSWWNVSHNLGGGLIGPLAILGLSIFGVWQSLFYLPALIAIVLAFVMFYLMRDTPESVGLPPVEEYKGEKHIQKVESAHTLSSKDIFYKYIINNKFLWAITIANIFVYFVRYGIIDWAPTYLKEVKHFTVDKQSWAYFLYEYAGIFGMLASGYLSDKVFKGHRAPPMLLFLVGVLIAIVVYWKNPAGNPLVDNLCLVAIGFLIYGPVMMIGLQAADLVPRVATGTATGLTGLFGYLLGSASAGYVMGKLVDVFGWDGGFYALIASCVLAFIFIALTLFHKTSRQLD; from the coding sequence ATGTTTTCATTTCTAAAGGCTTCTCCTCCATCAACGCAAAAAGTAGAGCCTTCTCGTGTTGATGCGGAGTATAAAAAACTTCGTTGGCAAATTTTTGCCGGTGTATTTATAGGTTATGCGGCATACTACCTCATCCGCAAAAACTTCTCTCTAGCAATTCCTTATCTTATCGACGAATACGGCTTTAGCAAGGCTGATTTAGGCAAAGTCGGTGTGGCGCTGTCTATGGCTTACGGCTTTAGTAAATTTATCATGGGAAACATCTCGGATAGAAGCAACCCCAAGTATTTTATGGCGATAGGACTTATCTGTTCGGCAATAGTGAGTCTTATATTTGGCTTGGTTCCCGGAGTGCTTTCATCTATAGGAACTATGATAATTCTTGGCGCACTTAACGGCTGGTTTCAAGGCATGGGCTATCCTCCAGGCGCAAAGAGCATGACAAACTGGTTTTCTACATCGGAGCGCGGAGTATGGTGGAGCTGGTGGAACGTCTCTCACAACTTAGGAGGCGGACTTATAGGACCTCTTGCTATACTTGGACTTTCCATTTTTGGCGTTTGGCAATCTCTATTTTACTTGCCTGCATTAATTGCCATAGTCTTAGCCTTCGTGATGTTTTATCTCATGCGAGATACGCCTGAATCCGTAGGCTTACCGCCTGTTGAAGAGTATAAAGGAGAAAAGCATATCCAAAAGGTAGAATCAGCCCACACTCTAAGCTCAAAAGATATCTTCTACAAATATATCATCAATAACAAATTTTTGTGGGCTATCACGATAGCAAATATATTTGTCTATTTCGTTAGATACGGCATCATAGATTGGGCACCTACATACTTAAAAGAGGTTAAGCACTTTACCGTAGATAAGCAAAGCTGGGCGTATTTCCTCTACGAATACGCTGGAATTTTCGGTATGCTTGCCAGCGGATATCTAAGCGACAAAGTTTTCAAAGGTCACCGCGCACCGCCTATGCTGCTCTTTTTGGTGGGCGTCTTAATCGCTATAGTGGTTTACTGGAAAAACCCTGCCGGTAATCCTTTAGTAGATAACCTCTGTTTGGTTGCGATCGGATTTTTGATATACGGACCTGTTATGATGATAGGACTTCAGGCTGCCGATCTTGTCCCTAGAGTGGCAACCGGTACCGCAACCGGCCTAACGGGACTATTTGGATATTTGCTAGGCTCGGCAAGTGCGGGATATGTAATGGGTAAATTGGTAGATGTCTTTGGATGGGACGGTGGATTTTACGCACTAATCGCCTCTTGTGTTTTGGCATTCATATTTATCGCCCTAACCTTGTTCCACAAGACATCAAGACAGCTTGACTGA
- a CDS encoding ArsA family ATPase: MTPILFIGGKGGVGKTTISASIASKLAASGKKTLIISTDPAHSLADALDVKLSHKIKNVSANLDALELDPTLITNEHFKNIEETLKTYSKPEMFPKIKQHLELSKDTPGAQEAALLEKVCELITDRKDYDHIVFDTAPTGHTIRLLSMPSIMSAWSEGLMRHQKDREKVAGAAKVFWQKKENYEHNPFAPSKELRWQQALKRLDERKKLFNEANQTLKDPSLTSIYLVMIPQALPLFETLRANETLETFGIKVGGIFINQIIPQAQTDSFWQAQIKKQDEILVKFHSALPNTKKFYVMLSKEDLRGVNKLANLKFEDRL, encoded by the coding sequence ATGACGCCTATTTTATTTATAGGAGGAAAAGGCGGAGTCGGTAAAACCACCATCTCTGCCTCGATAGCTTCCAAGCTAGCTGCAAGCGGCAAAAAAACACTAATCATATCAACCGATCCGGCTCACAGTCTAGCCGATGCGCTTGACGTAAAGCTAAGTCACAAGATAAAAAATGTAAGCGCAAATTTAGACGCTCTTGAACTTGATCCGACCCTTATCACAAACGAACACTTCAAAAACATCGAAGAGACACTAAAGACCTACTCAAAGCCGGAGATGTTTCCTAAGATAAAGCAACACCTAGAGCTATCCAAAGACACTCCGGGAGCTCAGGAAGCCGCACTTCTTGAAAAAGTATGCGAGCTTATTACAGACAGAAAAGACTACGATCATATCGTATTTGATACCGCTCCTACGGGACATACGATCAGGCTTTTATCCATGCCTAGCATTATGTCGGCGTGGAGCGAAGGGCTTATGAGACACCAAAAGGATCGCGAAAAGGTAGCGGGTGCAGCTAAGGTCTTTTGGCAGAAGAAAGAAAACTACGAGCATAATCCGTTCGCACCAAGCAAAGAGCTAAGATGGCAGCAAGCCTTAAAGCGTCTTGATGAGCGTAAAAAACTCTTTAATGAAGCAAACCAAACGCTAAAAGATCCTAGCCTAACTTCGATTTATCTAGTTATGATACCTCAGGCTCTGCCCCTTTTTGAAACCCTGCGCGCAAACGAAACTTTAGAGACATTCGGCATAAAAGTCGGAGGAATTTTTATAAATCAAATCATTCCGCAAGCTCAAACCGATAGCTTTTGGCAAGCTCAGATCAAAAAGCAAGATGAAATTTTGGTTAAATTTCATAGCGCCCTGCCAAACACAAAGAAATTTTACGTCATGCTGAGCAAAGAGGATTTAAGAGGCGTGAATAAACTTGCGAATTTAAAATTTGAAGATAGGCTTTAA
- a CDS encoding sodium-dependent transporter, translating into MEKRNFTSRWAFIIASVGSAIGMANVWGFPYKVGTNGGGAFLLIYLFFIAIFSYVGLSAEYAIGRRAKTGTLGSYEYAFSTRGLDKIGKIVGWIPLAGSMCIAIGYAVIIAYILKALTQAITGSLMSVDTNTWFESFALSDYSVIPFHFIVVAGTLFTLLFGAKSIEKTNKIMMPLFFVLFFILAIRVAMLDGAFEGYKFIFRGGWDKLSEPMVWVAAMGQAFFSLSITGSGMIVYGAYLSKKEDIVDSAKKTAFFDTLAAMTAALVMIPAVFAYSMDPAAGPGLLFVTLPKILQDMPGGQIFAIILFTAVIFGGITSLQNMFEAVAESIMHKFPNIKRVPMLIILCLVCFGIGVNMEAISKWGPWMDFVSIYIIPIGAVIGAISWFWIIKKEEIMDEINTGAAKAQGALWYSIGRYIYVPMALTLCIIALSMQHSF; encoded by the coding sequence ATGGAAAAGAGAAATTTCACTTCAAGATGGGCCTTTATCATCGCTTCGGTAGGCTCTGCTATAGGCATGGCAAACGTCTGGGGGTTTCCTTACAAGGTAGGGACAAACGGTGGAGGCGCATTTTTGCTTATATATCTGTTTTTTATCGCGATATTTTCATATGTGGGACTTTCGGCCGAATACGCTATCGGCAGGCGAGCTAAAACAGGCACTCTGGGCTCTTACGAGTATGCTTTTAGCACGCGCGGACTTGATAAGATAGGCAAAATCGTAGGCTGGATACCGCTGGCAGGATCCATGTGTATAGCCATAGGCTATGCCGTCATTATCGCTTATATCCTAAAGGCGCTTACTCAGGCTATCACTGGCTCTTTAATGAGCGTTGATACAAATACCTGGTTTGAGTCTTTTGCTTTGAGTGATTATTCGGTCATTCCTTTTCACTTTATAGTGGTTGCGGGCACGCTCTTTACCCTTCTTTTTGGCGCAAAGAGCATAGAAAAGACAAATAAAATAATGATGCCTCTGTTTTTCGTGCTGTTTTTTATACTCGCCATTAGAGTTGCTATGCTTGACGGGGCTTTTGAAGGATATAAATTTATCTTTAGAGGAGGCTGGGATAAGTTAAGCGAGCCTATGGTCTGGGTAGCTGCGATGGGGCAGGCATTCTTCTCGCTTTCTATCACGGGATCTGGCATGATAGTTTATGGAGCTTATCTATCTAAAAAAGAAGATATTGTAGATTCTGCTAAGAAGACGGCGTTTTTTGATACTCTTGCGGCGATGACGGCTGCGCTTGTAATGATACCTGCGGTATTTGCTTACTCTATGGATCCGGCTGCCGGTCCCGGGCTCCTTTTTGTAACTTTGCCTAAAATTTTACAAGATATGCCCGGCGGGCAAATTTTTGCGATTATTTTATTTACGGCAGTGATATTTGGCGGTATAACGTCTTTGCAAAATATGTTTGAGGCTGTCGCCGAATCGATAATGCACAAATTTCCAAACATAAAACGCGTGCCTATGCTGATTATCTTGTGCTTGGTTTGTTTTGGCATAGGTGTAAACATGGAAGCTATTAGCAAATGGGGTCCTTGGATGGATTTCGTATCTATCTATATCATCCCTATCGGTGCGGTCATAGGCGCTATATCTTGGTTTTGGATTATCAAAAAAGAAGAGATAATGGACGAGATAAATACCGGCGCGGCTAAAGCTCAAGGCGCGCTTTGGTATAGCATAGGAAGATATATCTATGTGCCGATGGCTCTTACGCTTTGCATAATTGCACTTAGCATGCAACACTCGTTTTAA
- the murI gene encoding glutamate racemase, which translates to MKIAIFDSGLGGLSVLNEALKKLPNEQFLYYADKDNVPYGLKSNEEILKFTTEAVKFMQEQGAKAIVIACNTATSVAIKELRANFNLPIIGMEPAVKKAVDTCKKARTLVIATPVTVKGKKLKELIARVDSDHLIDLVALAKLVEFAENEEFNSPRVKEYLQSELLKFDLSLYSSLVLGCTHFNYFKDSLREILPSHIRLLDGNEGTVNKLKFELEKLNLLENTPANVEYFYSGRAVKESAELDKIDRYLARLEKMLLIE; encoded by the coding sequence GTGAAGATAGCTATTTTTGACTCAGGGCTTGGCGGACTTAGTGTGCTAAATGAGGCTTTAAAGAAATTGCCAAACGAGCAGTTTTTATACTATGCCGATAAAGACAATGTCCCTTACGGTCTAAAATCAAACGAGGAAATTTTAAAATTTACAACCGAAGCGGTAAAATTTATGCAAGAGCAGGGCGCAAAGGCTATAGTTATCGCTTGCAATACAGCTACAAGTGTCGCCATAAAAGAGCTTCGAGCGAATTTTAACCTGCCTATCATCGGTATGGAGCCCGCCGTAAAAAAGGCCGTTGATACATGCAAAAAAGCAAGAACTCTTGTCATTGCAACACCCGTTACCGTTAAAGGAAAGAAGCTAAAAGAGCTTATAGCTCGCGTTGATAGCGACCACCTAATCGATCTAGTTGCACTTGCAAAGCTGGTTGAATTTGCCGAAAATGAGGAGTTTAACTCGCCTAGAGTGAAGGAGTATTTGCAAAGCGAGCTTTTGAAATTTGATCTGTCGCTTTACTCGTCATTGGTGCTTGGCTGCACGCATTTTAACTACTTTAAAGATAGTTTGCGCGAAATTTTACCAAGTCATATAAGGCTACTTGACGGCAACGAAGGCACTGTAAATAAGCTTAAATTTGAGCTTGAAAAACTAAATTTGCTTGAAAACACCCCTGCAAATGTGGAGTATTTTTATTCAGGTAGAGCGGTAAAAGAAAGTGCTGAGCTAGATAAGATAGATAGATACCTAGCTCGCCTTGAAAAGATGCTTTTGATAGAGTAA
- a CDS encoding MATE family efflux transporter gives MNLSLRKLTIPIFLDMFLHFITLIINTYMVTKVSIHLVGAMGAGNQVMDLFMTIFSFLSVGCSVVVAQALGAKNKNLAIRVIHASITFNTIFGITAAIFIYFYGHEVLELLQVPENLIDESFNYLHVLGIALFFDGVGMVLAAVIRVYNFAFQVMLVSVLMNVITLLGNAIALFGWFGLPNYGLYGVGVSTLVGRLVALIMLFIILSRTAKVRIYIKMLVSLPFKILRKILSVGLPSAGENLLWMAQYMVAFGFVASMGEASLSVQTIYFQITLLILLCGASISVANEIIVGHLVGAMRFDDAYKRTFYALKLGFIATTIVVLVAYFGKEIIMDRLNLTAELKEIMLPLFALSIVLETGRTFNIVIVNSLRAAGDAKFPLITGLIFMWGVSLPLGYYLGIVQGMGIIGVWIGFVADEWLRGLVNTWRWKSRKWQSKRLV, from the coding sequence ATGAACCTCTCGCTTAGAAAGCTTACGATTCCTATATTTTTGGATATGTTTTTACACTTCATAACGCTCATCATAAACACCTACATGGTCACAAAAGTAAGCATTCATCTAGTGGGCGCAATGGGTGCGGGCAATCAAGTCATGGATCTTTTTATGACGATTTTTAGTTTTTTAAGCGTTGGTTGCTCTGTCGTAGTCGCTCAAGCCTTGGGCGCAAAAAACAAAAATTTAGCCATCAGAGTTATACACGCAAGCATAACTTTTAACACGATTTTTGGCATCACTGCAGCGATATTTATCTACTTTTACGGGCATGAAGTTTTAGAGCTTTTACAAGTGCCTGAAAATTTGATAGACGAGAGCTTTAACTACCTACACGTTCTTGGCATAGCGCTATTTTTTGACGGAGTCGGGATGGTTCTTGCGGCGGTTATTAGAGTCTATAACTTCGCATTTCAGGTTATGCTTGTCTCCGTTTTAATGAATGTCATTACGCTTCTTGGCAACGCGATAGCTCTTTTTGGCTGGTTTGGGCTTCCAAACTACGGATTATACGGAGTTGGCGTATCAACTCTCGTCGGAAGGCTAGTTGCGCTTATAATGCTTTTTATCATCCTTTCTCGCACGGCTAAAGTTAGAATTTATATAAAAATGCTAGTTAGCCTGCCGTTTAAAATTTTGCGTAAAATTTTATCCGTCGGACTTCCAAGTGCGGGAGAAAATTTACTCTGGATGGCGCAATACATGGTAGCATTTGGTTTTGTGGCAAGCATGGGTGAAGCAAGTCTAAGCGTGCAGACCATATACTTTCAGATCACACTTTTGATCTTGCTTTGCGGAGCTAGTATAAGTGTGGCAAACGAGATCATCGTGGGGCATTTAGTAGGCGCCATGCGGTTTGATGACGCTTATAAAAGGACGTTTTACGCACTTAAGCTTGGCTTTATAGCCACCACTATCGTGGTTTTAGTCGCATACTTTGGCAAAGAGATCATTATGGACAGGCTAAATTTGACAGCCGAGCTAAAAGAGATCATGCTACCGTTGTTTGCGCTTTCTATAGTTCTTGAGACGGGACGAACCTTTAACATCGTCATAGTAAATTCGCTTCGTGCCGCGGGAGACGCGAAATTTCCGCTTATAACTGGGCTTATTTTCATGTGGGGCGTTAGCTTGCCGCTTGGATACTATCTTGGCATAGTTCAAGGTATGGGAATTATTGGAGTTTGGATCGGATTTGTAGCTGACGAGTGGTTAAGAGGCCTTGTAAATACTTGGCGATGGAAGAGTAGAAAATGGCAGTCAAAACGGCTTGTGTGA
- a CDS encoding cory-CC-star protein, with amino-acid sequence MKEQIKAFLDGLSEYYNAPYRSALTKSYQEENDFFMLMVFAESLGIENPVSFYTIETLPFLLEEFHAWHKRMGMQSSPIEHFGCC; translated from the coding sequence ATGAAAGAGCAGATAAAAGCGTTTTTAGATGGGCTTAGCGAATACTACAACGCCCCTTATAGAAGCGCTCTAACAAAGAGCTATCAAGAAGAAAATGATTTTTTTATGCTGATGGTTTTTGCAGAAAGCCTCGGCATAGAAAATCCCGTTTCGTTTTATACCATAGAAACTTTGCCGTTTTTGCTTGAGGAATTTCACGCATGGCATAAACGTATGGGTATGCAAAGCTCCCCGATTGAGCACTTTGGGTGTTGCTGA
- the abc-f gene encoding ribosomal protection-like ABC-F family protein has translation MALVDLIEVSKKFGANEILNQINFSINEREIIAVIGKNGSGKSTLIKLVAGGSYEPDTGRRVVQNGIKVEMLAQNPKFDEGISIKEALNLELKEIFDARSEYATVLEKLADNPSDKELNLRQDELIKFIEAKDGWQIERKIEQVLIEFKLKEYENRAVSSLSGGEIRRVALGALILKKPDVLLLDEPTNHLDVYMVRFLEQMLKSSKQTIVFISHDRYFIDALATRSVEVEEGKLRSFDGGYANYLAKKEEILLSLAKSHETLLKQLKSEEEWLRRGVKARLKRNEGRKERVMQMREEAKKNPGVIRRVRLELERASKNFNQTHSTNRKKMLFEIKNLSKNIGGKILFEKFDARVLQGERIAIVGRNGSGKSTLLKILLGLDKPSGGEIKRGDVRIGYFDQARSALSDEKSLIEVFCPNGGDRVQVRGRNMHVYGYLKNFLFPKEFLDKPIGVLSGGEKNRVALALLFAGEYDVLVLDEPTNDLDIATINILEDYLQSFEGAILLVSHDRYFVDKISSKLWAFESAKIEVIHQDYSVYLELEDELNELDKFEAEISKDSENSAEKQKSKSRKLSYKENQILQNHPDKIAVLETQISKLNDGLSDPNVYQKIGLTKLYEELEAAKKELEILENEYFEVLEIAENLDS, from the coding sequence GTGGCGTTAGTCGATCTTATCGAAGTCAGTAAGAAATTTGGCGCTAATGAAATTTTAAATCAGATAAATTTCAGTATAAACGAGCGTGAGATCATAGCCGTCATAGGCAAAAACGGAAGCGGCAAGAGCACTCTTATAAAGCTTGTGGCAGGAGGAAGCTATGAGCCTGATACGGGAAGGCGCGTAGTGCAAAACGGCATAAAGGTCGAGATGCTTGCGCAAAATCCTAAATTTGATGAAGGTATAAGCATCAAGGAGGCTTTAAATTTAGAGCTTAAAGAGATATTTGACGCTAGAAGCGAGTATGCAACCGTGCTTGAAAAGCTTGCTGACAATCCAAGCGATAAGGAGCTTAATTTAAGGCAAGATGAACTTATAAAATTTATAGAAGCGAAAGATGGCTGGCAGATTGAGCGAAAGATCGAGCAGGTTTTGATCGAATTTAAGCTAAAAGAGTATGAAAATAGGGCGGTTTCTAGCCTTAGCGGTGGTGAAATTCGCCGCGTAGCACTAGGCGCTTTAATCCTTAAAAAGCCAGATGTGCTCTTACTTGATGAGCCGACAAACCACCTTGACGTATATATGGTGCGCTTTTTAGAACAGATGCTTAAAAGCTCAAAGCAAACCATCGTATTTATAAGCCATGATCGATATTTTATCGATGCTTTGGCGACTAGAAGCGTTGAGGTCGAGGAGGGCAAGCTTCGAAGTTTTGACGGCGGATATGCTAACTACTTAGCTAAAAAAGAGGAAATTTTACTCTCTTTGGCCAAATCTCACGAGACATTGCTAAAACAGCTTAAAAGCGAAGAGGAGTGGCTAAGACGCGGAGTTAAAGCTCGCCTTAAGCGCAACGAGGGTCGCAAAGAGCGCGTTATGCAGATGCGTGAAGAAGCCAAGAAAAATCCCGGCGTTATCAGACGAGTAAGACTTGAGCTTGAGCGTGCGAGTAAAAATTTCAACCAAACCCACTCGACAAATCGCAAAAAAATGCTTTTTGAGATTAAAAATTTAAGCAAAAATATCGGCGGTAAAATTTTATTTGAAAAATTTGACGCGCGGGTATTGCAAGGAGAGCGTATCGCTATAGTAGGGCGAAACGGAAGCGGCAAGAGTACCTTGCTAAAAATTTTGCTGGGACTTGATAAGCCAAGCGGCGGCGAGATTAAGCGTGGCGATGTGAGGATAGGGTATTTTGATCAGGCAAGAAGTGCGTTAAGCGACGAAAAAAGCCTTATAGAGGTATTTTGTCCAAACGGTGGAGATAGGGTGCAGGTGCGCGGACGAAATATGCATGTGTATGGGTATCTTAAAAATTTCCTCTTTCCAAAGGAGTTTTTGGATAAGCCAATCGGCGTGTTAAGCGGAGGGGAGAAAAACCGCGTTGCGCTTGCTTTGCTTTTTGCTGGCGAATACGATGTGCTTGTGCTTGATGAGCCGACAAACGACCTTGATATAGCAACTATTAATATTTTAGAAGATTATCTGCAAAGCTTTGAAGGCGCTATCTTGCTTGTTAGTCACGACAGGTATTTTGTGGATAAAATTTCATCTAAACTTTGGGCTTTTGAGAGCGCCAAAATAGAAGTGATTCATCAGGATTATAGCGTTTATCTTGAGCTTGAAGATGAGCTAAACGAGCTTGATAAATTTGAAGCCGAGATTAGCAAAGATAGCGAAAATTCGGCCGAAAAACAAAAGAGTAAGAGTAGAAAATTAAGCTATAAAGAAAATCAAATTTTACAAAATCATCCGGATAAAATCGCTGTTTTAGAGACTCAAATTTCAAAGCTAAATGATGGACTCAGTGATCCAAATGTTTATCAAAAAATAGGACTAACAAAGCTTTATGAGGAGCTTGAAGCTGCTAAAAAAGAGCTTGAAATTTTAGAAAACGAGTATTTTGAAGTTTTAGAAATCGCTGAAAATTTGGATAGTTAA
- a CDS encoding M48 family metallopeptidase, protein MTKESVIDFLDFKVFLKFTKRARNIRLKINKQGKISCSLPFYTTQKTAINFLNTHKDWLTKTHEQISANLPKDDEFCLLGKIYKIKFDENLSSVLISDDQILAANLKRLEEFKKSEAKRVFSGFIDKFAPIINRKINRVVIRKMQTRWGSCNYHKGYINLNLNLIEKEPGLIEYVILHELTHLIYPHHQKSFYEYIGSLMSDFKEREKRLNKAVI, encoded by the coding sequence ATGACAAAAGAGAGCGTAATTGATTTTTTAGATTTTAAAGTATTTTTAAAATTTACAAAAAGAGCAAGAAATATAAGGCTTAAAATAAATAAGCAAGGCAAAATTTCTTGCTCTTTGCCGTTTTATACTACACAAAAAACAGCCATAAATTTCTTAAACACTCATAAAGATTGGCTTACTAAAACGCATGAGCAAATTTCTGCAAATTTGCCAAAAGATGATGAGTTTTGCTTGCTTGGTAAAATTTATAAGATAAAATTTGATGAAAATTTAAGCTCCGTTTTGATATCGGATGATCAAATTTTAGCTGCAAATTTAAAGAGACTAGAAGAGTTTAAAAAAAGCGAAGCAAAGCGAGTTTTTAGCGGATTTATCGATAAATTTGCCCCTATCATAAACCGAAAAATAAACCGCGTCGTGATACGAAAAATGCAGACACGCTGGGGAAGCTGTAACTATCACAAAGGCTACATCAACTTAAATCTAAACCTCATCGAAAAAGAGCCGGGTCTAATCGAATACGTCATACTTCACGAACTAACCCATCTCATATACCCGCATCATCAAAAGAGCTTTTATGAGTATATCGGCTCTTTAATGAGCGATTTCAAAGAACGCGAAAAGCGCCTAAACAAAGCCGTTATATAA